The following coding sequences lie in one Rutidosis leptorrhynchoides isolate AG116_Rl617_1_P2 chromosome 6, CSIRO_AGI_Rlap_v1, whole genome shotgun sequence genomic window:
- the LOC139853097 gene encoding histone H4 has protein sequence MSGRGKGGKGLGKGGAKRHRKVLRDNIQGITKPAIRRLARRGGVKRISGLIYEETRGVLKIFLENVIRDAVTYTEHARRKTVTAMDVVYALKRQGRTLYGFGG, from the coding sequence ATGTCAGGAAGAGGAAAAGGAGGCAAGGGATTAGGAAAGGGAGGAGCAAAACGACATCGTAAGGTTCTCCGTGATAACATCCAGGGAATCACCAAACCGGCGATCCGTCGTCTGGCTAGACGTGGTGGTGTGAAGCGTATCAGTGGTTTAATCTACGAGGAGACACGTGGCGTGCTCAAGATCTTTCTAGAGAACGTTATTCGTGATGCTGTGACCTACACTGAACACGCTCGCAGGAAAACTGTTACGGCGATGGATGTCGTTTATGCTTTGAAACGACAGGGACGTACTCTTTACGGTTTTGGAGGTTGA